In Methanosphaera sp. ISO3-F5, a genomic segment contains:
- a CDS encoding zinc ribbon domain-containing protein, translating to MICPNCGLENVEGAKFCQSCGHPLNNYQNPGYNNYTQPIPTQKNKNNNTILILCITIIILTAIIAGTYLFLLNNNETTPNNQANEINIPQLNVSSASFYLDGNPNTGIPATITVGKEHVGENMEVITTYSRDGTNLNSPSGYENHVVDEDGNIKITEYAPIPKYPDYCKIEIRYKNNVYQYGCDMGKHKGSQTSTPRPIS from the coding sequence ATGATTTGTCCAAACTGTGGTCTAGAAAATGTAGAAGGAGCAAAATTTTGCCAAAGCTGCGGACATCCACTAAACAATTACCAGAACCCAGGATACAACAATTACACACAACCAATACCAACACAAAAAAATAAAAACAACAACACAATACTCATCCTATGCATCACAATCATCATATTAACAGCAATAATAGCAGGAACATACCTATTCTTACTAAACAATAACGAAACAACACCTAACAATCAGGCAAACGAGATAAATATTCCACAACTAAATGTAAGCTCTGCATCATTCTACCTGGACGGAAACCCAAACACTGGAATACCAGCAACAATAACAGTCGGAAAAGAACACGTTGGAGAAAACATGGAAGTTATCACAACATACTCAAGGGACGGAACAAACCTAAACAGCCCATCAGGATACGAAAACCATGTAGTAGACGAAGATGGAAACATAAAAATAACAGAATACGCACCAATACCAAAATACCCGGATTACTGTAAAATAGAAATACGATACAAAAACAATGTATACCAATACGGTTGTGACATGGGCAAACACAAAGGATCACAAACAAGCACACCAAGACCAATATCATAA
- a CDS encoding flavodoxin family protein, which yields MTKKIVAVNAGPRKGWNTDTLIDEAIRGAESEGAEVTKYNLFKLDKYTGCISCFVCKKEQFKGNCIVKDGLKEVLDAIREADGLIIGSPNYLGEMTASFRALYERLIFQNLTYNTEVPCCNQNPTNVLLVMTSNAPDDMYTPLIQNYQSTLNNFVGSTDVFVSGNTLQIEDYSKTDWPWFFNAEEKYERHEKIFPKEREQMYQKGKELAKK from the coding sequence ATGACAAAGAAAATCGTAGCAGTAAATGCAGGACCAAGAAAAGGATGGAATACCGACACACTAATAGATGAAGCAATAAGAGGAGCAGAATCCGAAGGAGCAGAAGTAACCAAGTACAACCTCTTCAAACTGGATAAATACACAGGATGCATCTCATGCTTCGTATGTAAAAAAGAACAATTCAAGGGAAACTGCATAGTAAAGGATGGACTAAAAGAAGTACTAGATGCAATCAGAGAAGCAGATGGACTAATAATAGGCTCACCAAACTATCTTGGAGAAATGACAGCATCATTCAGGGCACTCTACGAAAGACTAATCTTCCAAAACCTAACATACAATACAGAAGTACCATGCTGCAACCAAAACCCAACCAACGTACTCCTAGTAATGACAAGTAACGCACCAGACGACATGTACACACCATTAATACAGAATTACCAGTCCACACTAAACAACTTTGTAGGATCAACAGATGTATTTGTCAGCGGAAACACATTACAAATAGAAGATTACAGTAAAACAGACTGGCCATGGTTTTTCAATGCAGAAGAAAAATATGAAAGACACGAAAAAATATTCCCAAAAGAACGAGAACAAATGTACCAGAAAGGAAAAGAACTAGCAAAAAAATAA
- a CDS encoding nitroreductase family protein, producing MNNQEIIKTRKSIRTFNNKKISKEDKEKLVQYMQTIKNPYDIPIEFIILDQDKYNLSNPVIEGEDFYIAAKVPKTEQCEEAYGYSFEKLILYAWSLGIGTTWIGGTFNRELFEKAANINDDEYMMIATPVGYPSNTRTQVDKDLRNTIKGDTRLPVQELFYENNLQTPLETKEEWMEAVRWAPSAANMQPWRIIRNENKYHFYLEHTKGYTSTVEWDVQKIDMGIAICHFMTIHGGQLSHENPGIQTSVNIEYIATIK from the coding sequence ATGAACAATCAGGAAATCATAAAAACAAGAAAAAGCATCAGAACATTCAACAATAAAAAAATAAGCAAGGAAGATAAAGAAAAACTCGTCCAATACATGCAAACAATCAAAAACCCCTATGATATACCCATAGAATTCATAATACTAGACCAGGACAAATACAATCTATCAAATCCAGTAATAGAAGGCGAAGACTTCTACATAGCAGCAAAAGTACCAAAAACAGAACAATGCGAAGAAGCATACGGATACTCCTTCGAAAAACTAATACTATACGCATGGAGTCTGGGAATAGGAACAACATGGATAGGAGGAACATTCAACAGAGAACTCTTCGAAAAAGCAGCCAATATAAATGATGATGAATACATGATGATAGCAACACCAGTAGGCTACCCATCAAATACTAGAACACAAGTAGATAAGGACCTGAGAAACACTATCAAAGGAGATACAAGACTACCCGTACAAGAACTATTCTATGAAAATAACCTACAAACACCATTAGAAACAAAAGAAGAGTGGATGGAAGCAGTAAGATGGGCACCATCAGCCGCAAACATGCAACCCTGGAGGATAATACGCAATGAAAACAAGTACCATTTCTACCTGGAACACACAAAGGGGTACACATCCACAGTAGAATGGGATGTGCAGAAGATAGACATGGGAATAGCAATATGTCACTTCATGACAATACACGGAGGACAACTCAGCCATGAAAATCCAGGCATACAAACAAGTGTAAACATTGAATATATAGCAACAATAAAATAA
- a CDS encoding HAD family hydrolase, giving the protein MKRLFIFDLDGMILDTFEDSYNCVNRVLEEFNIPPYTEDFNNLHYPTFRKYLNDNNAGKNTPVYDRYIELYKEDPLTNTRPYPGIIQVLKKLEEHGVTLAICSNREEKTVEKLAEKYFNEVNFKHISGYRKGVPDKPNPYRVNEIINNENVSLEEVVYLGDKDADVKVAINAGIDLVLVTYGQGSREDYENPYPLMVISRAEEILDLIKEENI; this is encoded by the coding sequence ATGAAGCGTTTATTTATTTTTGACCTGGACGGCATGATACTGGACACATTCGAAGACTCATATAACTGTGTTAACAGGGTACTGGAGGAATTTAATATACCCCCATATACAGAAGACTTTAACAATTTACATTACCCCACATTTAGAAAATACCTGAATGACAACAATGCCGGTAAAAACACGCCCGTATATGACAGATACATTGAATTATACAAAGAAGACCCGTTAACGAATACAAGGCCATACCCCGGGATAATACAGGTACTGAAGAAACTTGAAGAACATGGAGTTACACTTGCAATATGCAGTAACCGTGAAGAAAAAACCGTTGAAAAGTTAGCAGAAAAGTATTTCAATGAAGTGAACTTCAAGCACATATCCGGGTACAGGAAAGGAGTACCTGATAAACCAAACCCCTACAGAGTAAATGAAATAATAAACAATGAAAATGTTAGCCTCGAGGAAGTTGTATACCTTGGTGACAAGGATGCTGATGTGAAAGTAGCAATAAATGCGGGTATTGACTTGGTACTGGTAACTTATGGTCAGGGAAGCCGTGAAGACTATGAAAATCCGTATCCATTAATGGTTATCAGTAGGGCTGAGGAAATACTTGACCTTATTAAAGAAGAAAACATATAG